GTCGATCTCGGCATGCGGCTCATGGGCAATCAGGGGGCGACTCAGGTGCTCGCTTATGTCGCCTCGGGCGTCGGTTTTCTCGGCGCGGGCGTGATCCTGAAGGAGGGCATGAATATTCGCGGCCTCAACACGGCCGCGACCATCTGGTGCTCGGCCGTCACGGGCGCCTTTGCGGGGGCCGACCATCCGGCGGAGGCGGCGCTGCTCTGCGCCTTCGTTCTCGCCGGCAACACATTCCTGCGGCCGCTGGTGAATATGATCGAGCGCGCGCCGATCGACGAGAGCCAGACTGAGGCGACGTTCGAGATTCGCGTTACGACGGACGATGGAAGCCGGGACGCGGTGCGCGAAATCGTC
The nucleotide sequence above comes from Methylocystis parvus OBBP. Encoded proteins:
- a CDS encoding MgtC/SapB family protein codes for the protein MAALTSFNPDELLNTFISLFIAILLGTLIGAERQYRQRNAGLRTNALVALGASAFVDLGMRLMGNQGATQVLAYVASGVGFLGAGVILKEGMNIRGLNTAATIWCSAVTGAFAGADHPAEAALLCAFVLAGNTFLRPLVNMIERAPIDESQTEATFEIRVTTDDGSRDAVREIVEERLEAAKYPALDIRESEREEGVEIVAKLAATSVEAKELDAIVDALGKLDSVAHATWTSRASD